A part of Periophthalmus magnuspinnatus isolate fPerMag1 chromosome 19, fPerMag1.2.pri, whole genome shotgun sequence genomic DNA contains:
- the phf5a gene encoding PHD finger-like domain-containing protein 5A: MAKHHPDLIFCRKQAGVAIGRLCEKCDGKCVICDSYVRPCTLVRICDECNYGSYQGRCVICGGPGVSDAYYCKECTIQEKDRDGCPKIVNLGSSKTDLFYERKKYGFKKR, translated from the exons ATGGCTAAACATCATCCAGATTTAATTTTCTGCAGGAAACAAGCCGGTGTcg CTATTGGCCGACTGTGTGAGAAAT gtgatGGAAAGTGTGTCATCTGTGATTCTTATGTGAGGCCATGCACACTGGTCCGCATCTGTGATGAATGCAACTACGGCTCTTACCAGGGTCGCTGTGTCATCTGTGGAGGGCCTGGAGTCTCAGATGCCTACTACTGCAAAGAGTGCACCATCCAGGAGAAAGAT AGAGATGGCTGTCCAAAGATTGTGAATTTGGGTAGCTCCAAAACAGATCTGTTTTATGAAAGAAAGAAGTATGGCTTCAAGAAGAGGTGA
- the tefa gene encoding TEF transcription factor, PAR bZIP family member a isoform X2, protein MEVNMTSEIPEIFRALLEHPFTLPNFDVSDTDKEKLCLGDSVDLGGGSGIGPTAALTPAIWDKTIPYDGENFHLEYMDLEEFLMENGIPTSPDSDSVSQESCPSKTDKKSEAAEAPQVPLLPIQQLEHCSEEVVIITKTDSDVTCDITAEVTTEDRITPEPINPEEIEVNVNYEPDPTDLVLSSVPGGELFDPRKHKFSEEDLKPQPMIKKAKKVFVPEEQKDEKYWQRRKKNNMAAKRSRDARRLKENQITVRAAFLERENTALRTEVAELRKECGRFKNIVGRYEAKFGTLAGTDDL, encoded by the exons ATGGAGGTAAACATGACTTCAGAAATCCCGGAGATATTCCGAGCTCTGCTGGAGCACCCCTTCACACTCCCCAACTTCGATGTGAGCG ACACTGACAAGGAGAAGCTTTGTCTTGGGGACAGTGTGGACTTAGGTGGAGGCAGCGGCATTGGTCCAACTGCAGCTCTAACTCCTGCTATTTGGGATAAGACCATTCCGTACGATGGTGAGAACTTCCACTTGGAATACATGGACCTGGAGGAATTCCTCATGGAAAATGGAATTCCCACCTCCCCCGACAGTGACAGTGTTTCCCAGGAGTCCTGCccctcaaaaacagacaagaaGTCAGAGGCCGCCGAAGCACCGCAGGTGCCTCTGCTCCCCATTCAGCAGCTCGAGCATTGCTCCGAGGAGGTGGTGATCATTACCAAGACAGACTCAGATGTCACTTGTGACATAACTGCAG AAGTGACCACTGAAGACCGAATAACCCCTGAGCCAATCAACCCAGAAGAGATCGAGGTGAATGTGAACTATGAGCCTGACCCCACAGACCTGGTCCTGTCCAGTGTCCCGGGAGGAGAGCTTTTTGACCCACGCAAGCACAAGTTTAGTGAGGAGGACCTCAAGCCACAGCCCATGATAAAGAAGGCTAAGAAGGTGTTTGTTCCTGAGGAACAGAAG GATGAGAAGtactggcagaggaggaagaagaacaaCATGGCAGCCAAGCGCTCACGAGACGCCAGGCGATTAAAGGAGAATCAGATCACGGTGCGAGCAGCCTTCTTAGAGAGGGAGAACACTGCGCTGCGGACCGAGGTGGCCGAGCTAAGGAAGGAGTGCGGCCGCTTCAAGAACATTGTGGGGCGATATGAAGCCAAATTTGGAACACT TGCTGGGACGGATGACCTTTAG
- the aco2 gene encoding aconitate hydratase, mitochondrial: MATYCLTVTRLQLALGHGARRLHVSAAYRAKAQVSMSRFEPTSYVNYNKIRSNVDIVKKRLNRPLTLSEKIVYGHLDDAHNQEIDRGRTYLRLRPDRVAMQDATAQMAMLQFISSGLPKVAVPSTIHCDHLIEAQIGGEQDLARAKDINQEVYNFLASAGAKYGVGFWKPGSGIIHQIILENYAYPGVMLIGTDSHTPNGGGLGAICIGVGGADAVDVMAGIPWELKCPKVIGVKLTGSLSGWTSPKDIILKVAGILTVKGGTGAIVEYTGPGVDSISCTGMATICNMGAEIGATTSVFPYNHRMRKYLEKTGRGQIAALADENADLLVPDEGCEYDQIIELNLDELKPHINGPFTPDYAHLVASIGATAKAKDWPLEVKVGLIGSCTNSSYEDMGRSASLAKQALDKGLKCKAQFTVTPGSEQIRATIERDGYSKIFHDVGGIVLANACGPCIGQWDRRDVKKGEKNTIVTSFNRNFTARNDANPATHAFVTSPEIVTALAIAGTLDFNPETDYLTAPSGEKFKLEPPYGDELPAKDFDPGQDTYQHPPADGSGLKVDVSPTSNRLQLLEPFDKWSGKDLEDMRVLIKVKGKCTTDHISAAGPWLKFRGHLDNISNNMLIGAVNSENDAVNKIKNYLTDEYGGVPDVARHYKANGVSWVVVGDDNYGEGSSREHAALEPRHLGGRAIIVKSFARIHETNLKKQGLLPLTFSNPSDYDKIHPDDKISIKGLKTFAPGKPLTAVVKHSDGSVDTFELNHTFNETQIEWFMAGSALNRMKELQH, from the exons atggcAACCTACTGTCTCACTGTCACCCGGCTCCAG ttgGCTTTGGGCCACGGTGCCCGCCGCCTGCATGTGTCAGCTGCTTACAGAGCCAAGGCTCAAGTGTCCATGAGCCGCTTTGAACCCACGTCCTACGTCAACTACAACAAAATCCGCTCCAACGTGGACATTGTGAAGAAAAG actGAACCGGCCCCTCACTTTGTCAGAGAAAATTGTATACGGCCATCTTGATGATGCCCACAACCAGGAGATTGACCGCGGGCGCACATACCTCCGCCTGCGTCCGGACCGTGTGGCTATGCAGGACGCCACAGCTCAGATGGCCATGCTGCAGTTCATCAGCAGTGGCCTTCCAAAGGTGGCAGTGCCCTCCACCATTCACTGTGACCACTTGATAGAGGCCCAGATTGGAGGCGAGCAGGATCTGGCCAGAGCCAAG GACATTAACCAGGAAGTATACAACTTCCTGGCTAGTGCTGGAGCCAAATATGGTGTTGGCTTTTGGAAACCAGGTTCTGGAATTATCCATCAG ATCATATTGGAGAACTATGCGTATCCAGGGGTCATGCTGATTGGCACAGATTCCCACACGCCTAACGGTGGTGGACTTGGTGCCATCTGCATCGGAGTTGGAGGAGCTGATGCTGTAGATGTGATGGCTGGAATCCCCTGGGAGCTCAAGTGTCCTAAG GTGATTGGAGTGAAGCTGACAGGATCTCTTTCTGGGTGGACCTCTCCTAAGGATATCATCTTAAAAGTGGCAGGCATCTTGACAGTCAAAGGAGGCACTGGAGCCATTGTGGAGTACACTGGACCAGGAGTTGACTCAATTTCTTGCACTG gaatgGCGACTATTTGCAACATGGGAGCAGAGATTGGAGCTACCACTTCAGTGTTTCCCTACAATCACAGAATGAGGAAGTATTTGGAAAAGACTGGACGTGGAC AAATTGCTGCTCTTGCTGATGAAAATGCAGATTTGCTGGTGCCAGATGAAGGCTGTGAATATGATCAGATCATTGAGCTCAATTTGGATGAG CTGAAACCCCATATCAATGGGCCATTCACCCCCGACTACGCGCACCTTGTAGCTTCTATTGGTGCCACAGCCAAGGCAAAAGACTGGCCACTGGAGGTCAAAGTTG GGCTTATTGGAAGTTGTACCAACTCCAGTTATGAGGACATGGGTCGTTCAGCTTCATTGGCCAAGCAGGCTTTGGACAAAGGCCTTAAATGCAAGGCTCAGTTCACAGTGACCCCTGGCTCTGAGCAGATTCGTGCCACAATTGAGAGAGATGGATAT TCAAAGATCTTTCACGATGTTGGAGGGATTGTCTTGGCCAATGCATGTGGTCCTTGCATTGGACAATGGGACag acGAGATGttaagaaaggagagaagaacaCAATTGTGACTTCATTCAACAGAAACTTCACAGCCAGAAATGATGCCAACCCAGCTACACATGCGTTTGTCACATCGCCTGAG ATTGTCACAGCTCTTGCCATTGCTGGTACACTAGACTTCAACCCAGAGACGGATTACCTCACAGCCCCCAGTGGTGAGAAGTTTAAGCTGGAGCCCCCATATGGAGATGAGTTGCCCGCCAAAGACTTCGACCCAGGTCAGGACACCTACCAGCACCCCCCCGCAGACGGCAGTGGGCTCAAAGTGGACGTCAGCCCAACAAGTAACAGACTGCAACTGCTGGAGCCTTTCGACAAATGGAGCGGAAAAGACCTGGAAGATATGCGAGTGTTGATAAAG GTGAAAGGCAAGTGCACCACCGACCACATCAGTGCGGCTGGACCATGGCTGAAGTTCCGTGGTCATCTGGACAACATCTCCAACAACATGCTGATCGGAGCAGTGAACAGCGAGAATGACGCCGTCAACAAGATCAAGAACTACTTGACAGACGAATACGGAGGAGTGCCAGATGTGGCCCGTCACTATAAG gctAATGGTGTTTCCTGGGTTGTTGTTGGTGATGACAACTATGGTGAGGGATCCAGCAGAGAACATGCAGCACTTGAGCCAAGACATTTGGGAGGAAGAGCAATTATCGTCAAGAGCTTTGCTCGCATTCATG AAACTAACCTGAAGAAGCAGGGACTTTTGCCACTTACCTTTAGCAACCCATCAGACTACGACAAGATCCACCCAGATGACAAAATCTCAATCAAAGGACTTAAAACATTTGCTCCAGGAAAG cccCTCACTGCAGTGGTGAAGCACAGCGACGGCTCAGTGGACACGTTTGAACTGAACCACACCTTCAATGAGACGCAGATTGAATGGTTCATGGCAGGCTCAGCTCTCAACAGGATGAAGGAGCTGCAGCACTGA
- the tefa gene encoding TEF transcription factor, PAR bZIP family member a isoform X1, which translates to MSADSIMFSLDTAAGTPSSFPVVLKKIMEMPPPNIFDGDDDTDKEKLCLGDSVDLGGGSGIGPTAALTPAIWDKTIPYDGENFHLEYMDLEEFLMENGIPTSPDSDSVSQESCPSKTDKKSEAAEAPQVPLLPIQQLEHCSEEVVIITKTDSDVTCDITAEVTTEDRITPEPINPEEIEVNVNYEPDPTDLVLSSVPGGELFDPRKHKFSEEDLKPQPMIKKAKKVFVPEEQKDEKYWQRRKKNNMAAKRSRDARRLKENQITVRAAFLERENTALRTEVAELRKECGRFKNIVGRYEAKFGTLAGTDDL; encoded by the exons ATGTCCGCCGACTCGATTATGTTTTCCCTGGACACTGCTGCGGGGACTCCGAGTTCCTTCCCCGTGGTCCTCAAGAAGATCATGGAGATGCCACCGCCAAATATATTTGATGGTGACGATG ACACTGACAAGGAGAAGCTTTGTCTTGGGGACAGTGTGGACTTAGGTGGAGGCAGCGGCATTGGTCCAACTGCAGCTCTAACTCCTGCTATTTGGGATAAGACCATTCCGTACGATGGTGAGAACTTCCACTTGGAATACATGGACCTGGAGGAATTCCTCATGGAAAATGGAATTCCCACCTCCCCCGACAGTGACAGTGTTTCCCAGGAGTCCTGCccctcaaaaacagacaagaaGTCAGAGGCCGCCGAAGCACCGCAGGTGCCTCTGCTCCCCATTCAGCAGCTCGAGCATTGCTCCGAGGAGGTGGTGATCATTACCAAGACAGACTCAGATGTCACTTGTGACATAACTGCAG AAGTGACCACTGAAGACCGAATAACCCCTGAGCCAATCAACCCAGAAGAGATCGAGGTGAATGTGAACTATGAGCCTGACCCCACAGACCTGGTCCTGTCCAGTGTCCCGGGAGGAGAGCTTTTTGACCCACGCAAGCACAAGTTTAGTGAGGAGGACCTCAAGCCACAGCCCATGATAAAGAAGGCTAAGAAGGTGTTTGTTCCTGAGGAACAGAAG GATGAGAAGtactggcagaggaggaagaagaacaaCATGGCAGCCAAGCGCTCACGAGACGCCAGGCGATTAAAGGAGAATCAGATCACGGTGCGAGCAGCCTTCTTAGAGAGGGAGAACACTGCGCTGCGGACCGAGGTGGCCGAGCTAAGGAAGGAGTGCGGCCGCTTCAAGAACATTGTGGGGCGATATGAAGCCAAATTTGGAACACT TGCTGGGACGGATGACCTTTAG